Proteins encoded by one window of Methanobrevibacter sp.:
- a CDS encoding tRNA(His) guanylyltransferase Thg1 family protein, with translation MKEFEVYSSLKVPKNSKIVMRLDGRSFHSLARDLKLEKPYDENFYRVISQVCRDLFEEFSPIFIYTFSDEISLLFDRVPFDGRIEKLNSVIAGFTSSSFVMHYGVDFKKPLSFDSRIIPISDEDILDYFKWRQDESWRNCVNSHGISYLKSKYSNNEANDRIKGMGISDVHELLFQNGINLNDVETYKKRGIGIYRQNKKIVGFNKKENKNQVSYRSSIYIDWEIPKFSEEFFRQINVIE, from the coding sequence ATGAAAGAGTTTGAAGTTTATTCATCACTAAAAGTTCCAAAAAATTCCAAAATTGTAATGCGTCTAGATGGAAGAAGTTTCCATTCTTTAGCCCGTGATTTGAAATTGGAAAAGCCTTATGATGAAAATTTTTATAGAGTAATCTCCCAGGTATGCAGAGATTTATTTGAAGAGTTTTCACCTATTTTTATTTATACTTTTTCAGATGAAATAAGCTTGCTTTTTGATAGGGTCCCATTTGATGGCAGGATTGAAAAATTAAATTCTGTTATTGCAGGTTTCACATCAAGCTCCTTTGTAATGCATTATGGTGTTGATTTTAAAAAGCCTCTATCTTTTGATTCAAGAATCATTCCTATAAGTGATGAAGACATTTTGGATTATTTCAAATGGAGGCAGGATGAGTCCTGGAGAAATTGCGTTAATTCACATGGTATTTCCTACCTTAAATCCAAATACTCAAATAATGAGGCAAACGATAGAATAAAAGGCATGGGCATAAGCGATGTCCATGAATTATTGTTTCAAAATGGCATTAACTTAAACGATGTTGAAACCTATAAGAAAAGGGGCATAGGAATATATAGGCAAAATAAAAAAATTGTAGGTTTCAATAAAAAGGAAAATAAGAATCAGGTTTCCTACAGAAGCAGTATTTACATTGACTGGGAAATCCCTAAATTTAGTGAAGAATTCTTTAGACAAATAAATGTGATAGAATGA
- a CDS encoding aspartate dehydrogenase, producing MKVGIIGCGAIANIITTSIVPEDSDIEIAYFFDNDIERAENLASLAGGVAALDFDDMVDNVDLVLECASPDSVKHYAPIVLGKGRDMIVMSIGALMDTEFYSEVEQIAKRNNARIHLPSGAIVGLDGIKAVAKFGLEEVTLVTRKSPKSLGKDIDEVEVLFEGKASEAVKEFPLNINVAATISIACQRDIDVKIIVDPSVDRNVHEITARGDFGEFKTTTMNYPCAANPKTSMLAALSAIRLLKSFDETISVGM from the coding sequence ATGAAAGTAGGTATTATAGGATGTGGAGCTATAGCTAACATTATAACCACCAGTATAGTTCCAGAGGATAGCGATATTGAAATTGCATACTTTTTTGATAATGACATTGAAAGGGCAGAGAATTTGGCAAGTTTGGCCGGTGGTGTGGCTGCTCTCGATTTTGATGATATGGTTGATAATGTCGATTTGGTTCTTGAATGCGCTTCCCCGGATTCCGTTAAGCATTATGCTCCAATCGTGTTGGGTAAAGGTCGTGACATGATTGTAATGAGCATCGGTGCTTTAATGGACACAGAATTTTACAGTGAAGTTGAACAGATAGCCAAACGGAATAATGCCAGAATACACTTGCCTTCAGGAGCGATTGTCGGTTTGGATGGAATTAAGGCAGTTGCCAAGTTCGGTCTTGAGGAAGTGACTCTTGTCACACGCAAGTCACCAAAATCCCTTGGAAAGGATATTGATGAGGTTGAAGTGCTGTTTGAAGGAAAGGCTTCCGAGGCCGTTAAGGAGTTTCCGCTCAACATTAATGTCGCAGCCACAATCAGCATAGCTTGTCAAAGGGATATTGATGTTAAGATTATTGTTGATCCAAGTGTGGATAGAAATGTTCATGAGATTACAGCAAGGGGTGACTTTGGAGAATTCAAAACAACAACCATGAATTATCCCTGTGCTGCTAATCCAAAAACCAGCATGTTGGCAGCCCTCTCAGCCATTAGATTGCTCAAAAGCTTCGATGAAACTATAAGTGTGGGTATGTAA
- a CDS encoding PRC-barrel domain-containing protein gives MVEVSKLRSLDIYTNTGHYVGRVEDVILNIRLGTISKLQVRAIEQERKPAGFVNQFLGSIRGESPEDNDMRSFQNDLLTVDFDKVQAIGDIMLINPRDIKKANPEPPVPEVAAPKPTETQPQNETQVQFESERL, from the coding sequence ATGGTAGAAGTTTCAAAATTACGCAGTTTAGATATTTATACCAACACAGGACATTATGTTGGTCGTGTAGAAGATGTAATTCTTAACATTAGGTTAGGAACAATTTCAAAATTACAAGTTAGAGCTATAGAACAAGAAAGAAAACCTGCAGGATTTGTAAATCAATTTTTAGGTAGTATTCGTGGCGAATCACCTGAAGATAATGATATGAGATCCTTCCAAAATGATTTATTAACTGTTGATTTTGATAAAGTTCAGGCTATTGGGGACATTATGTTAATCAATCCTAGGGACATAAAAAAAGCTAATCCTGAACCACCAGTCCCTGAAGTAGCAGCTCCAAAACCAACCGAAACTCAACCACAAAATGAAACTCAAGTTCAATTTGAGTCTGAAAGATTATAA
- a CDS encoding tRNA-binding protein: MWDTTKDYRILVASKARENYLNLIPTASFRGSWNKKQAVDLGKQMNSDFQSLIYSYLEGDELVNSPDVTALKEKALKIIEYLGGDDWNKKFLSNAPKDDREKTQENIAKVRFFLDTIIGLKDRLALGPINDPIMGIDIKVGEVMSVTTHPKNENLMLCNVNLGKRAITVVTNDLNVKDDNKVGVSLLPPQSFGNIVSEGMFLGMNGSILKDVEGELGAMPKGIPMESLNETRNLVENYLK, encoded by the coding sequence ATGTGGGATACAACAAAAGATTATAGAATTTTAGTGGCAAGCAAAGCAAGAGAAAATTACCTGAATCTAATTCCTACAGCATCATTTAGAGGAAGTTGGAACAAAAAGCAAGCCGTTGATTTAGGAAAACAAATGAACAGTGATTTTCAATCATTAATTTATTCTTACCTTGAAGGAGACGAATTGGTAAATTCTCCAGATGTTACGGCCCTAAAAGAAAAGGCCCTGAAGATTATCGAATATTTGGGAGGGGATGACTGGAATAAGAAATTCCTAAGCAATGCTCCTAAAGATGACAGGGAAAAAACCCAGGAAAACATCGCAAAGGTGAGATTTTTCCTTGACACAATAATCGGCCTTAAGGACAGGCTTGCCTTAGGCCCAATAAATGACCCCATCATGGGCATTGACATCAAAGTCGGGGAAGTGATGAGCGTTACAACCCATCCTAAAAACGAAAATCTGATGCTCTGTAATGTCAATTTAGGAAAACGAGCAATAACTGTAGTTACCAATGACTTGAACGTTAAGGATGACAATAAGGTAGGAGTGTCCTTGCTTCCACCGCAATCATTCGGAAACATTGTCAGTGAAGGAATGTTTTTGGGAATGAACGGAAGCATCCTCAAGGATGTTGAAGGAGAGCTTGGAGCCATGCCAAAAGGCATCCCAATGGAATCACTTAATGAGACCCGAAATCTCGTTGAAAACTATTTAAAGTAA